GTGGTGGTGGCGATGACGTTCGCCCCGCACCTGGTCGCCGACGTGGCCCGGCTGCGGGCGGCGCGGCGGCTGCGCGGCCGTCCGGACCGGGGTGTGCGGGCGCTGCTCCAGGTCGGGTTGCCGGTGCTGGAGGGCGCCCTGGAACGGTCGGTGGCCCTCGCGGCGGCGATGGACGCGCGCGGCTACGGCCGCACCGCGCGGGTGGCGCCCGGGGTGCGGCGGGCGACGGCGGTGCTCACCCTCGGCGGGCTGCTGGGTGTGTGCGCGGGCACGTACGGGCTGCTGTCGTCGACGGGTTCCGGGTACGGGCTGCCGGTGCTGCTGGCCGGGCTGGCGGCGGCGGTCGCGGGGCTGCGGCTGGGCGGGCGCCGCACGGTGCGCACCCGGTACCGCCCGGACCGCTGGGGCCCGCGCGCGTGGCTGGTCGCCGGTTCCGGTGTCGCCGTCGCCGCGCTGCTCGTCGCCGCCTCCTCCTACGCCCCGGACGCGCTCGACCCGGCGGCGTTCCCGCTCACGGCGCCGACGCTGCCGCTGTGGCCGGCGCTGTCCCTGCTCCCCGCGCTGGTCCCGGCGTTCGCCGCGCCCCGGCCGGAGCAGGCCCCCGCCACCGGCCGGACGGCCCCGAAGGCCCCGACGGCCCCGGCGCCCCGGACCTCCGCCGCCGCGTCGGGCGCCCCGCGCGGGAAACCCGGGCCCGCCCGGCCCCGCCCCGCCGCCGCCGGCGAAGGCCGGCCGGACGAGGCCAAGGACGAGGACGACACCACACCCGCCGCGACCGAACCCCCGGTGCCATGATCCGCTTCGAGAACGCCACGATCACCTACGACGGCGCCGCCGCCCCCGCCCTGCGCGCCCTCGACCTCACCATCCCCGAAGGCGAGTTGTGCCTGGTGGTGGGGCCGTCCGGCACGGGCAAGTCGACGCTGCTGAACGCCGTCAACGGCCTCGTCCCGCACTTCACCGGCGGCACCCTCACCGGCCGCGTCACCGTGGCCGGACGGGACACCCGGACCCACCGCCCCCGCGAACTCGCCGACGTGGTCGGCACGGTGGGCCAGGACCCGGCAGCGCACTTCGTCACCGACATCGTGGAGGACGAACTCGCCTACGGCATGGAGTCGTTGGGCGTGCCGCCGGACACCATGCGGCGCCGGGTGGAGGAGACGCTGGACCTGCTGGGCCTGGCCGAGCTGCGCGACCGCCCGATCGCCACCCTCTCCGGCGGGCAGCGGCAGCGGGTCGCGATCGGCTCGGTACTCACCGTCGGCCCGCAGGTGCTGGTGCTGGACGAGCCGACCTCCGCGCTGGACCCGGGCGCCGCCGAGGAGGTGCTGGCGGTGCTGCAACGCCTCGTCCACGACCTGGGCACCACCGTGCTCATGGCCGAGCACCGGCTGGAGCGGGTGGTGCAGTACGCCGACCAGGTCGTCCTGCTCCCCGGACCCGGCGCCGAGCCCGTCATGGGCGATCCGGCCGAGGTGATGGCGCTGTCGCCGGTGTACCCGCCGGTCGTCGCGCTGGGCCGGCTGGCGGGCTGGTCGCCGCTGCCGCTGTCGGTCCGCGACGCCCGCCGCAAGGCCGCCGACCTGCGCGAACGCCTCGCCGACCGTGCCCCGACCCCGACCCCGCTGCTGGAGGCCAGGGCGCACGGCGGCGCCTTGGTGCGCTGCGCGGGCCTGCGGGTGCGGCACGGCCGGACGGAGGTGCTGCACGGGGTGGACCTCACGGTGGCCGCGGGTGAGACGGTCGCGCTGATGGGCCGCAACGGCGCCGGCAAGTCGACGCTGCTGTCCGCGATGGTCGGCCTGCACACCCCGGCCGGCGGCGGCGTCGAGGTGGCCGGGGCCGTCCCGCACCGCACCCGCCCGGCCCAACTGCTGCGCCACGCGGGCCTGGTGCCGCAGGAGCCGCGCGACCTCCTCTACGCCGACACGGTGGCCGCCGAGTGCGCCGCCGCCGATCACGACGCCGGTGCCGAACCCGGCACCTGCGCGGCGCTGCTGGCCGAGCTGCTGCCGGGCGTCGACCCGTCCGTCCACCCGCGCGACCTGTCCGAGGGCCAGCGGCTGACCCTCGTCCTGGCCCTGGTGCTCACCGCCCGCCCGCCGGTGCTGCTGCTGGACGAGCCCACCCGCGGCCTCGACTACGCCGCCAAGGCCCGGCTCGTCGCCCTGCTGCGCCGGCTCGCCGCCGACGGGCACGCGATCGTCCTGGCCACGCACGACGTGGAACTCGCCGCCGACCTCGCGCACCGGGTGGTGATCCTCGCCGAGGGCGACGTCGTCGCCGACGGCCCGGCCGCCGAGGTCGTCCTGTCCTCCCCCGCCTTCGCCCCGCAGGTCGCGAAGGTGCTGGCCCCGGCGCCGTGGCTGACCGTCGCGCAGGTCCGGGACGCGCTGGGGGCGGCGTCGTGACCGCGCCGGAGGGGACGGAGGGCGCCGCGGCGGCCGCTGCCGACGCTCCCGCGTTCCCGTCCCGCCCCCGGGACGACGTGGCACGCCCGGTGCGGATCGGGCCGCGCTCGGCCGCCGCGCTCGCGGTGGTCTCCGCCGTCGGCGTCGCCGCGTTCGGCTGGCCGCTGCTGGCCGCGCACGGCTCGTCGGTGGCCGCGCACAGCGCCGACGCGCCCTGGCTGTTCGCCCTGCTGCTGCCGCTGCTGGTCGCGGTGGTCGTCGCCACGCTCACCGACACGGGGATGGACGCCAAGGCCGTCGCCATGCTCGGCATGCTCGCGGCGGCGGGCGCGGCACTGCGGCCGCTGGGCGCGGGCACGGCCGGGATCGAGCCCATGTTCTTCCTGATGGTGCTCTCCGGCCGGGTCCTCGGGCCCGGATTCGGCTTCACGCTGGGCTCGTTGACGATGTTCGCCTCCGCCCTGCTGACCGGCGGGGTGGGCCCGTGGATGCCGTTCCAGATGCTGGCGATGGGCTGGGTGTCGATGGGCGCGGGCCTGCTGCCGGGCGCCGCGGCCCTGCGCGGCCGGGCCGAACTCCTCCTGCTGGCCGTCTACGGGGCCGTCTCGGCGGTGGCGTACGGCACGGTGATGAACCTCCAGGGCTGGCCCTACATCGGCGGCCTCGCCTCGGACATCTCCTACGACCCGCACGCCTCGCCCGCCGCCAACCTCGCCCGTTTCGCCACGTACTGCCTGACGACGTCCATGGGCTGGGACCTGCCGCGCGCCGCGCTCACCGCGGTGCTGTCGTACGCGCTCGGCCCGGCGGTCCTGCGCGCCCTTCGCCGCGCGACCCGCCGGGCCGTCTTCCGCTGAGCCCCCGGCCGGGGGCGGGGCGCCGAGCCGACCGGGCTGTCCGGGGCGCCGGCCTGCTGTCGCCGTGGGTCGGGTCGGTGGTGGATCGGTCGGTGGTGGATCAGTCGGTGGTGGATCAGTCGGTGGTGGATCAGTCGTCGTACTCTTCGAGGTCCCGGATGACGTGGTCCTTGGCCACCATCTTCAGGAACCGCTCGAACTCGGCGTTGTGGTAGGGCAGGTAGCGCCACCTCGGCAGGAAGTCGGGGTGCTCCCTGAACCGGCGGGTGGTGCGGATGATCCGGTTCCACCAGATCCCGATGTCCTGGCGCAGCACCTGGTTCAGCCCCGGCCTCTCGGCGCGGCCGGTGCCGACGATCTCCTCCCAGGACGTGAGCATGTCCGACAGGTGGCGGCAGTCGGACAGCGTCACGTCGCGAAGCCGCTCCGTCGCCCAGCGCGCCTCCGTCCCCACCGGCTGGGCGTCCACCAGTTCGCCGAACCGGGCCGTCAGGAAGTCCATCATCTCCCGGCCCACATCGCCGCACGCGAGGTCGTCGCTGTACTCCAGCACCTCGACGGGGTCCCGCTCGTAGTTCTCCATGTCCGCGTACTCCACCCTTCGATCGTGCACCGTCCGCGGCACCGGCGCCTCGGTTTCAGGTCACTCCGGGGCCGGAGCGGGTGGGTTGTGCGGGTCGGTCCGGTCGCTGTCCGTTCCGGTACGGGTCTGTACGGCCGCCTGGGCGGCGGCGGTGCGCGGTACGGCGGCGTCGGCGGAGGCGGCGGGGACGGGGACGGGGACGGAGGGGACGGAGGGCGGTACGGAGATGCCGGCGACCGCCAGGCCGTCCAGCACCCGCTGCGTCAACGCCTGTTCCAGGCGGAGGAGGTCGGTGCCCGACACGGACTCGGCCGTCCAGGGGGCGCGTTCCGGCAGGTCCGCGCCCTGGCCGCACGCCCCGAACGGCCGCGCCACGGCCGCGTCGTCCAACGGCAGCTCCGCCCAGACGACCTTGCCGCCCGCCGCCGGACGGAAGACGTCCCACCGACTGCTGAGCATGTCCACGAGGAACAGGCCGCGCCCGCCCTCCGCGTCCAGCGTCTGCTCCCTCAGTACCGGCGCACCCGCGCCCCGGTCCCACACCTCGACGTAGAGGCTGCCCCCGGCCGCGCGCAACTGCACCCCCACCACGCGGTACGGCCCGCCCTCGGCACCGACACCGACAGCGGTCCCGCAGGACGCCAGGGGGTCGATGCCGGGCTCGGTTCCGGGCCCACTGCTCTTGACCGCGTTGGTGACCAGCTCCGACACCATCAGCTCGGCGCTGTCCGTCAGCGCGCCGAGCCGCCACTCCCCCAGGGTCCGCCGGACGAACTCCCTGGCCGCACCGACGGCGGTGAGCACCGCGGTCAGCCGGATCGACGTCACGTACAGACAGCTCTGCGCGGCCCCCTGGACCGCCGGCGTGCTCACGGCTCCACCTCGTGCGGCTCGCTGCCCGTCACGGCTTCCACCCAGGCCGACACACTCGCCCGCAACGCCTCACCCCGTCCGAAGTGCGCCCTCGACGGCACGACCACCGGCCCGCCGCCTTCCTGCGCGATCTCCCGTACCAGCCCGGCCAGTTCGGCCAGGCTCCCGTCGACAACCTCGTGGCGGATACCGACCAGCGCGTGCCCTTCGGCCTCCGCGTACGCCCGTAACCCCTGCTCGGCGGCGGCCACTTCGTGATCCGCCTGCTCCGCCTCCACACGCATGTACCCATACATGGGCGGATTTCCCACGTCGGGCCTCCCTTCACTACCAACGAGCCGTTCGTGCACCCACGCGCCCCCCTACCGCAGGGGTGGATTCCGCACCACTCCGCAGTTGTCCGAATGCGGTGGGTGGCAGAGTGCGTGCGAACAGGATGCGCTCGATCACCCCACGAATGCAACCTCTTCCGATGCAGTGACTACACCCGCAAGTCAACTTGCTCGAAGGGGCGGATCTCGGTCAGACTCGCCGCAACCCGTCGTGCGAACGAAAGGTGTTGAGCGAGTGCCAGCGAAGCGTCAGACACCCACCATCCGCCTCCGCAGACTCTCCGGAGAGCTGCGTCGGCTCCGCGATGTGAGCAGCCTGACCAGGGAAGACGTCGAAGCACGCACGGGC
This portion of the Actinacidiphila yeochonensis CN732 genome encodes:
- a CDS encoding ATP-binding protein; translation: MSTPAVQGAAQSCLYVTSIRLTAVLTAVGAAREFVRRTLGEWRLGALTDSAELMVSELVTNAVKSSGPGTEPGIDPLASCGTAVGVGAEGGPYRVVGVQLRAAGGSLYVEVWDRGAGAPVLREQTLDAEGGRGLFLVDMLSSRWDVFRPAAGGKVVWAELPLDDAAVARPFGACGQGADLPERAPWTAESVSGTDLLRLEQALTQRVLDGLAVAGISVPPSVPSVPVPVPAASADAAVPRTAAAQAAVQTRTGTDSDRTDPHNPPAPAPE
- a CDS encoding CbiQ family ECF transporter T component, with product MHAGAWWIWALGLATAASRTSNPLLLALVAAVAGYVVAARRTDAPWARSYGAFLRLGVFVLGVRVVFAVLLGSPIPGTHVLVTLPQVPLPGWAQGVRIGGPVTAEGVVFALRDGMKLAVLLVCVGSANALANPARLLKSLPGALYEAGVAVVVAMTFAPHLVADVARLRAARRLRGRPDRGVRALLQVGLPVLEGALERSVALAAAMDARGYGRTARVAPGVRRATAVLTLGGLLGVCAGTYGLLSSTGSGYGLPVLLAGLAAAVAGLRLGGRRTVRTRYRPDRWGPRAWLVAGSGVAVAALLVAASSYAPDALDPAAFPLTAPTLPLWPALSLLPALVPAFAAPRPEQAPATGRTAPKAPTAPAPRTSAAASGAPRGKPGPARPRPAAAGEGRPDEAKDEDDTTPAATEPPVP
- a CDS encoding ECF transporter S component — translated: MTAPEGTEGAAAAAADAPAFPSRPRDDVARPVRIGPRSAAALAVVSAVGVAAFGWPLLAAHGSSVAAHSADAPWLFALLLPLLVAVVVATLTDTGMDAKAVAMLGMLAAAGAALRPLGAGTAGIEPMFFLMVLSGRVLGPGFGFTLGSLTMFASALLTGGVGPWMPFQMLAMGWVSMGAGLLPGAAALRGRAELLLLAVYGAVSAVAYGTVMNLQGWPYIGGLASDISYDPHASPAANLARFATYCLTTSMGWDLPRAALTAVLSYALGPAVLRALRRATRRAVFR
- a CDS encoding ABC transporter ATP-binding protein; translated protein: MIRFENATITYDGAAAPALRALDLTIPEGELCLVVGPSGTGKSTLLNAVNGLVPHFTGGTLTGRVTVAGRDTRTHRPRELADVVGTVGQDPAAHFVTDIVEDELAYGMESLGVPPDTMRRRVEETLDLLGLAELRDRPIATLSGGQRQRVAIGSVLTVGPQVLVLDEPTSALDPGAAEEVLAVLQRLVHDLGTTVLMAEHRLERVVQYADQVVLLPGPGAEPVMGDPAEVMALSPVYPPVVALGRLAGWSPLPLSVRDARRKAADLRERLADRAPTPTPLLEARAHGGALVRCAGLRVRHGRTEVLHGVDLTVAAGETVALMGRNGAGKSTLLSAMVGLHTPAGGGVEVAGAVPHRTRPAQLLRHAGLVPQEPRDLLYADTVAAECAAADHDAGAEPGTCAALLAELLPGVDPSVHPRDLSEGQRLTLVLALVLTARPPVLLLDEPTRGLDYAAKARLVALLRRLAADGHAIVLATHDVELAADLAHRVVILAEGDVVADGPAAEVVLSSPAFAPQVAKVLAPAPWLTVAQVRDALGAAS